cggctgctgccggcaaGTCTGCCGCGCCGGGCCAGAAGTCGTTCTTCAAGGCGACGGAGATGATCGGCTACGTGCACTCGATCGACGGCACGATCGCGACGCTGATCCCCGCGCCGGGCAACCCCGGCGTTGCGTACAACACGATCATCATGATCCAGGTGAGCCCGACGACGTTCGCGGCGGGGCTTGTGTTCAACCTGGAGAAGGACGGCCGGATAGGCATCATCCTGATGGATAACATCACGGAGGTGCAGTCCGGCCAGAAGGTGATGGCGACGGGCAAGCTGCTGTACATCCCCGTGGGTGCGGGCGTGCTGGGCAAGGTGGTGAACCCGCTGGGCCACGAGGTGCCGGTGGGGCTGTTGACGCGgtcgcgcgcgctgctggagagcGAACAGACGCTGGGCAAGGTGGACGCCGGCGCGCCGAACATCGTGTCGCGCTCGCCAGTGAACTACAACCTGCTGACCGGCTTCAAGGCAGTGGACACGATGATCCCGATCGGGCGCGGCCAGCGCGAGCTGATCGTGGGTGACCGCCAGACCGGCAAGACGTCGATCGCGGTGTCGACGATCATCAACCAGGTGCGCAGCAACCAGCAGATCCTATCGAAGAACGCGGTCATCTCGATCTACGTGTCGAtcgggcagcgctgctccaACGTCGCGCGCATccaccgcctgctgcgctCGTACGGCGCGCTGCGCTACACGACGGTGATGGCTGCGACGGCCGCGGAGCCGGCGGGGCTGCAGTACCTCGCGCCGTACTCGGGCGTGACAATGGGCGAGTACTTCATGAACCGCGGCCGCCactgcctgtgtgtgtacgACGACCTGTCGAAGCAAGCCGTTGCGTACCGCCAgatctcgctgctgctgcgccgcccgccGGGCCGCGAGGCGTACCCTGGTGATGTGTTCTACCTGCACTCGCGCCTGCTGGAGCGCGCCGCGATGCTGTCGCCTGGCAAGGGCGGCGGCTccgtgacggcgctgccgatcGTGGAGACGC
This portion of the Leishmania major strain Friedlin complete genome, chromosome 5 genome encodes:
- a CDS encoding ATPase alpha subunit, giving the protein MRRFVAQYVAPAMGRLASTAAAGKSAAPGQKSFFKATEMIGYVHSIDGTIATLIPAPGNPGVAYNTIIMIQVSPTTFAAGLVFNLEKDGRIGIILMDNITEVQSGQKVMATGKLLYIPVGAGVLGKVVNPLGHEVPVGLLTRSRALLESEQTLGKVDAGAPNIVSRSPVNYNLLTGFKAVDTMIPIGRGQRELIVGDRQTGKTSIAVSTIINQVRSNQQILSKNAVISIYVSIGQRCSNVARIHRLLRSYGALRYTTVMAATAAEPAGLQYLAPYSGVTMGEYFMNRGRHCLCVYDDLSKQAVAYRQISLLLRRPPGREAYPGDVFYLHSRLLERAAMLSPGKGGGSVTALPIVETLSNDVTAYIVTNVISITDGQIYLDTKLFTGGQRPAVNIGLSVSRVGSSAQNVAMKAVAGKLKGILAEYRKLAADSVGGSQVQTVPMIRGARFVALFNQKNPSFFMNALVSLYACLNGYLDDVKVNYAKLYEYLLVNKDLSVMYGTATNKFFYMYVQQLNYVIRFFTLNHPILNAEVEEMLKQHTHLFLQHYQSKMNAIKTEKEIKALKNLLYSCKRAV